The following is a genomic window from Acidimicrobium ferrooxidans DSM 10331.
TGATCGTCAAGAGGTACCCGATCACGACCCAAATCACCGAACTCAGGGCCACGTGCAGCGCACGCTGGATCTCCGGCAAGGCGAGCACCACGATGGTGGTGTCCACCGCAGCGATGAGCACGCCGGCCATGATGACCGCCAAGGCGAGCTGCGGGTGATCGGTCACGGACGAGTGGTAGGACGCATCATCAGTGCGAGTAGCCATGGCTCTCCCCGGTCGAAGGCTCGTCGAAGCTTGCTAGTTCCAACCTTATCGACGAGTCGGGTGTTCCCGTCTCAGAATCTGCGATGCGTCGAGGACGGGGGCGAGCGGTAGGCTTCGTAGCTGCTGTGGCGGGTAGTTCAATTGGCAGAACGCCTGACTTTGGATCAGGAGGCTCCAGGTTCGAGCCCTGGCCCGCCAGCCATCGCCGTTCCTCTCGACGCGCTCTGCGTGGAGCTGTCCGGCCTTCGAACGGCCTTTGGGTCGCCGACGTTCCCCACGTGAGACTGAGCGCCTCGGGCCGACCGCTGTGGTAGCAAGGCGCACCCGACGAATCATGAGCATGGCTCGATCACCCGCTGCCGCGACGGCGACCGAACCCGACTCCGCCGGCACGAACGCATCGGGAACGTGAGCAGCCGAATCCATGTGACCACGCGCCGCCAGAACCCCGACGTTGCCATCGTTGCCGCTTGACCCAGCGCTTGCAGGAGTCGACCGTTCTTCCTCGCATTCGCCAGGTCGTGCAGAGCGTCCCTTCGGCTGGAAGATCATCGGGAATCGCCAACGGCCTGCGCACCGCTGATCCCGCCACGAACACCCGAGCCGTGCGTCAACCGAGCCGAGGGGCCACGGCATGGTCCATGTGTGAAGCCGGGGCGCTCCGTGTCGCCAGTCGTGACGAACGTGTGCCGATCGCTGCTCTCGGCCACTCGCGAGCCGCGGAACGCGACGCGGCGAAGCGCACGCGCTGGGTTGGAGCAACGTCGACCGCAACGCTCGCACAGTGGCCGTCACAAGGGCCGCCTCACGAAGATGCGCGTCGAGCCTCGCGACGCCGTCACCGAGGTCCAAGCGAGGACAGCTCGCAGCATGCCTCGCGTGCTCGCATCCAAACCGCTCGTCTGGTTCCTCGAGGAGCACCGGGCACACCAGCGCCGGGAGATCGAACGCCCTCGCCCCCTCAGCGGTCGAGCTGGGGCCTGCTCCCGGTTCCCCTCTGCCTTCGGTCGGCCCCTTGCGCTTGGTGCGCCGAACCAGCACTTCGGATGCCTGTCTGTGACTTCTCTGGCCATCATCTCCTCGAGCCAAGGAGCCTTACGGCCTCGCCTCCTCGTCTCGCGCGTGTCGTTCGCGCCTCTCTGCGGCCGTCCTCCGCTCGAAGGCATCGGCCTCGGGCAGGGCAAGAGCAGTTCGGGTGATCACCGACACTGCGTCCGCAGCCCCGACCACCCAGCGGGACCTAGGCTCGACCATCGTGGTCGCTGGCGCACGTCATCCGGTTCGTTGGTTCCTCGCCGAACGCGGCTTGCTGGCGGCTGCGGTGGGCATGCTTCCGGTCGGCCTGTCCTTCTCGCTCCTCGACATCTACGCTCGCGCGAGCGCGCTCGGGATCGTGCTCGCACTACAGGGCGTCGGCCTCGTCGTCAGCTTGATCGTCCTCGGTGGCGTCGGCGACCTCATCGCACCTCGTCGCCTCCTCGTCCTCGCCGATGCGCTCTACGCAGCCTCGGCTGCGGCGTTGGCCCTGCTCGCGCAGACCCACAGCCACGCACTCGTCGCCTATGGGGCCGCCTCCATCGTCACCGGTGCCTCCGCGGGTCTCGTCAACTCGGCTCTGCAGGCTCTCCTGGCTGCGGTGGTGTCGCCACAGGATCGACAGCGCGTGAACGGTCTACGGAGTCTGTTGCGCAATCTCGTCCAGGTCGCAGCTCCTGCGTTCGCAGGACTCGTGAGCGCGATCGCATCCCCAACCGTCGTGCTCTGGCTCGCCGCGATCGTCGCCGCCCTCGGCACGCTCGCTGCTCGCGCGCTCCCCGATACAGGCGCGGGAGCACACCACGACGCTGGCCTGCTCGCCGAACTGCGCAGCGGTTGGCGAGCGTACTGGGCCTACGGGTGGCTCGTCGCTGTCGACGGCGCCTTCGCACTGTGGCACCTCGTCGTCTACGGACCGCTCTTCGTGCTCGGCCCTGTCGTCGCGCGTGCCCATGATCACGGTGCGCTGGGCTGGGGCCTCATGCTGGCCGGCGTCAGCGTTGGTGGCGTCCTGGGGGGCGCGCTCGTCGTGCGCCTGAGGCCTCGTCGCCCACTCTCCTTCGCCCTCATCGCATTCTCGGTTACGTCGGTGTGGCTCGGTGCGCTCTGGTTCGAGGCGCCCCTACCCGTCCTCGTCGTCGCCGCCGCGATCGCCGGGGTCGGCTTCGAGCTTCTCATGGGGCTGTGGGACACCGTCTTCCAGGGCACGATCCCCCGGAGTGTGCTCGGCAAGCTCGCAGCCTACGACTACCTCGCCTCCGTCGGAACCCTGCCGCTCGGCTACGCCTTGGCAGCGCCGCTGGCCGCGATCGTGGGCGCACGCGGTGTCTTCGGACTTGGTGTCGTGATCACGGTCGCGATCACGCTGGGCACCCTCGCTGTGCCGAGCGTTCGTCATCTCCCCTCGCCGGCACTTCCCATCGACGAGTGAGCGCCGACGACTCCTCGGCCGCGGGTTGAGTCCCCGCGCCGCATCGTCGCGGGCTCCGCTGGCAGCTACCGTACAACGCACCTGATCCAAGGAGTGTCCCATGACCGATAGCGTCAGCCAACTCGCCGATGACCAGCCCACGACACGCCTCCAGCGTGTGCTGAATCTCGTCCCGCGAGCGCTGTCATCGAGACCCCACATCATCTTCCTCGCGGTGCTCGGTGTCTACCTCGTGCTCCTCCCCCTCGCCCACGTGCACGTGTCGGCGTTCGCGGAACTCGTCGGCGGGAACTACACGAACGTTACGAGCGATCTCGGGGCCTGCATCGCCGCCGGCGGTACGATCCACATCATGCGCTCGCACCGGCAGCACCGCAGCGAGCTCGCCGAGCTACGCCGACTGGTCGAGGACCTGTCGCGCACGCTCGGGTCGGGGTCCGAGTAAATCCGTCGCCGCTCGCACCACGATCCGTCGACGCTCGCGGCCGGCTGCGCGGTGCCTCGAGACGGCACGTCACACCAGCTCGGACGGCCATCCGTCCTATCCTGGAGGCGTGGCACGCGCACAGCCCCCGGGCGCAGCTGAGCCACGTCGACCCCGCCGACGTGGTTGGCACCGTCGCACCTTTGAACCGGAGCGCGGATGGGGATCGCTGGGCGACGAGGGACGCGCCGTCCTGCGTGCGGCGCAGCGGCGCATCGCACGCCTCGTGTCCTCGGACTCGCTGGCCGAGCTGCCACCAGAGCCCGAGGAGGAGGTGGCCTATCGCCTCCTCACCGCCGCCCTTCGGGCAGGCGCCGTCCTCCTCGCGGCTGGGGCCGCCACGCTCGATGTCGAGCAGACCGTCCTCACCTTTGCCAACGCCCTCGGCCTCGCAGGGTGCGAGGTCGACGTCACGTTCACGTCACTCACCGGCTCGTACCGTCGTGGTGCAACCTTGAAGCCCATCACCACGCTCGTCGTGGTGCGCGATCGGACGCTCAACTTCGCCAAGTTGGCCGCGATGACCCAGCTGCGTGCGGCCGTCCTCGCGGGCGAGGTTCCCCCGGTCGATGTCGAGCAGCGACTCGAGGCGATCGAGCGGCTCACCGTGCGCCGCGGTCGCTTCGTCGTGGCCGGCTGGGCGGGCATGGCGGCTGCGTTCACGATCCTGCTCGGCGGACAGCTCCTCGCCGGTGCGCTTGGCTTCGTGGCGACCGCCTTGATCTACGTCCTCAACCGCGGTCTCGCCCGGCGCGGCGTCCCAGACTTCTTCTTGAGCGCCATCGGGGCGACGCTCGCGACCACCACGGCTCTGCTCGCGATCGTGGCGCACGCGCCGACCGTGCCTGCCCTCGTCGTCGCTGGCGGCATCATGGCCCTCGTGCCCGGCGTGAAGCTCGTCTCGAGCGTCCAGGACGCCCTAAGCGGTTTCCCGTTGTCAGGGACCGCCCGTGGCGTCGAGGTCCTCGTCATCGCCACCGGCATCGTGACCGGCGTCAGCCTCGTGATCTACGTGGCACGACTCGCGGGTCTGCACCTCGCCATCGGCCCCATCCCGCTCGCCTCCTTGCTCTATGTGCCGGTCCAGATCGCGGCCGCGGCGGTCGCGGCAGCCCTCTATGGCATCGCGACATCGGTGCCGCGTTCGTTCCTCCCTTGGGCGGCAGTCACCGGAGCGCTCGGATGGGGGATTGTCCTCGTGCTCGAACACAACGGCGTCTCGCTCGTCGTGTCGACGGCGCTGGCCGCGGTCTGTGTCGGCCTCCTCGGCCAGGCGCTCGCCTCCATCCACACCACCCATCCCTACCTCTTCGTCGTCCCCGGCATCATGCCGCTCGTGCCCGGGCTCACCGTCTTCGAGGGCATGCTCGCACTCGTCGAGGGGCACGGCGGTGCCGCGGGTCTGCTCCTGCAGGGCCTCGCCATCGGCCTCGCGATCGCGGCGGGGGTCAGTCTCGGTTACCTCATCTTGCGCTCGCCTGTGAGCCGACCGACTCGGCTTCGCTAGGCGGTCGCGACCTGTCGGCCGCCGCGGTGCACCTCCCCGGTGCGGCCTCGCGAACGTGGGCGGTCTCGTGTCGTGGTGCCACGCCCGCCGTCATCATGCAGGCGCTGCATGACGAGCCCAGCAGACCGGCTAGGGTTGACCGGCTCAGCTACCTTGCGTCGTTCCTTTGGAGCTCCGATGTCTCCGCGTCCCGTCCGTCGTCGTCACCTCGCTGGGGTCGTCCTCGCAGGCATTCCCTTCAACGTGGCTCAGGGGGCCGCGTTCCCCTACTGGGTGCTGTATCTCCACAGCGACCTGCACTTCCCCACCGCCTTGGCGGGTCTCGTGATCGGCACCGAGGGTCTCGCCTCGCTCGGAGGCGCGCTGGTCGGCGGGGCCTTCCAGGATCACTTCGGGCCTCGACGAACGGCGCAACTGGGCGCAGTGATCGAAGCCGTGGCCGCAGCGTCGCTTGTCGTTGCTCGTAGCCCGCTTGCGGTCGCGGGCTGCTTCGTCCTCTTCGGTATGTCGACCTTGCGCTATCCGGCCCGATCGAGCGCGCTCCTCGCCGCACTGCCGGACGATCTCTCGGCGACCACCTTCTTTAGCTGGGACTTCATGGGCGCGAACACCGGCTTCGGGCTCGGGATCGTGGTCGGGGCGCTGCTCATCGGTGCCGGTGACGCGACGGTGATGCGGGGCTTGTTCGCCGCCCTCGCGGTGACGAGTGCCCTCCTCGCCGTGACCTACGAGCTCATCCCGAACCAGAGAATGGCTCGCGAACACCTCGAGCACGCGTCGTATCGCGCAGCCATGCGTTCGTCGCTGTTCTGGTACGTCGGCGCGTGGGGCCTGCTGCTCTCGCTCGCGAGCTACTCGTCGTTCGACGCTGGCGTGCCGGCCCTGATCGGCATCGAGCTCCACGCGTCGCCGCACCTGATCGCGCTCGGCTTTCTCACGAATCCCGTGCTCATCGTCGCGTTCCAGCAACCCGTGAGACGCCTGGTCCACCGACTCCGGTGGCGCCGCGCAACCATGGCGACCGCAGCGATCTTCGGCGCGTCGTGGTTCATCTTGTTCGGGGCCCTGTGGCTGCGGACCGAGTTCGAGCTCGCCGTCCTCGTCGTCAGCTTCGCCGCGACCTTCTCGCTCGCCGAGATGCTGATGGCTCCCCTTCGAACCCAGCTCATCGCCGCGCTCGCACCTGAGCATCTCCGCGGTCGCTTCTACGGGATGAGCCACTTCGCCCGCGGTGTCGCCGGTCTCGTCGGGCCGAGCGTCGCAGGGGCCATGATCGGTGCAGGCCTCGGCTTCTGGTGGCTGCCGCTCGTCGCGAGCTCGGGTGCCGGTGCCGCCTGGGTCAGCCGAAAGATCTTTCGGACAGCTCCCGCCGAGCTGTCCGAGCGCACCTGACGCAACCGGTTCGACGGCTCAGACGGCGCTCGCGTCGACTCCTGCCCCAAAGGCCGGACAGTGCGGCGCCAGCGGACAGGAGCGACACTGGTAGCCGGGTACGGCATCGGCCCAGAGACCGTCGGGGACGGAATCACGACGCAGTGTCTCGCGAAGCTCGCGGAGACGGCGAGCCCGTCGGACGACGGTCCCGATCGCGCCCACGCCCTCGTCGAGCAGCGCCTCATCGACGAGGCGACGCCGAGAGCGACCGGCTTCGATGTCGACGAGGCCCACCCAGTCGAGATCGACACCACCGATCGTCGCGACCACCGCCTCGAACGCGAGCGCGGTGTCTTCGTAGCCGTAGGGTCGATGATCGAGGACGAAGACGCCCGCCCGCTCGCCCTTCGCATCGAGGAGCTGGAGGTCGATGAGGCTCCGCAGCTGGACGGCGCCGAAGCGCACGGTGCGCCGACGCGGCTCGAGCGCACCGGCGTGCTCGGCCTCGAGCACGCCGATCGTCTCCGCTGCGAAGGTGATCACTTCCTGCTGAACGAGGAGTCGCTCCCCGCGTGTGATCGCCTTCGTCGCATGGCCGCTCACCCAGTCCCAGGCCCAGTGGTCGCGGATCGAGGAGCGGAGCGCGCGATAGAGCGCGTGCGGGGTCGGTGCCTGCTCACGCTCGTCGTACCAGCGCACGACGAGCTCCATCGCGAGGGTACGGCGCACGACCGCGACGGACGGCTCGAACGGGGCATCGATCACCGAGGAGCCGAGGTCGCACGCTTCGCGGAGGTCTCGGCTCGTGAGGCGGACCGGCGCGCCGCCGCCACGCAGCTCACGGACGATCGCCTCGACACGTCGCCCGAGGTCTGCTCGCTCCCCTCGTGTGCGGC
Proteins encoded in this region:
- a CDS encoding MFS transporter, with the translated sequence MITDTASAAPTTQRDLGSTIVVAGARHPVRWFLAERGLLAAAVGMLPVGLSFSLLDIYARASALGIVLALQGVGLVVSLIVLGGVGDLIAPRRLLVLADALYAASAAALALLAQTHSHALVAYGAASIVTGASAGLVNSALQALLAAVVSPQDRQRVNGLRSLLRNLVQVAAPAFAGLVSAIASPTVVLWLAAIVAALGTLAARALPDTGAGAHHDAGLLAELRSGWRAYWAYGWLVAVDGAFALWHLVVYGPLFVLGPVVARAHDHGALGWGLMLAGVSVGGVLGGALVVRLRPRRPLSFALIAFSVTSVWLGALWFEAPLPVLVVAAAIAGVGFELLMGLWDTVFQGTIPRSVLGKLAAYDYLASVGTLPLGYALAAPLAAIVGARGVFGLGVVITVAITLGTLAVPSVRHLPSPALPIDE
- a CDS encoding threonine/serine ThrE exporter family protein, which produces MARAQPPGAAEPRRPRRRGWHRRTFEPERGWGSLGDEGRAVLRAAQRRIARLVSSDSLAELPPEPEEEVAYRLLTAALRAGAVLLAAGAATLDVEQTVLTFANALGLAGCEVDVTFTSLTGSYRRGATLKPITTLVVVRDRTLNFAKLAAMTQLRAAVLAGEVPPVDVEQRLEAIERLTVRRGRFVVAGWAGMAAAFTILLGGQLLAGALGFVATALIYVLNRGLARRGVPDFFLSAIGATLATTTALLAIVAHAPTVPALVVAGGIMALVPGVKLVSSVQDALSGFPLSGTARGVEVLVIATGIVTGVSLVIYVARLAGLHLAIGPIPLASLLYVPVQIAAAAVAAALYGIATSVPRSFLPWAAVTGALGWGIVLVLEHNGVSLVVSTALAAVCVGLLGQALASIHTTHPYLFVVPGIMPLVPGLTVFEGMLALVEGHGGAAGLLLQGLAIGLAIAAGVSLGYLILRSPVSRPTRLR
- a CDS encoding MFS transporter, encoding MSPRPVRRRHLAGVVLAGIPFNVAQGAAFPYWVLYLHSDLHFPTALAGLVIGTEGLASLGGALVGGAFQDHFGPRRTAQLGAVIEAVAAASLVVARSPLAVAGCFVLFGMSTLRYPARSSALLAALPDDLSATTFFSWDFMGANTGFGLGIVVGALLIGAGDATVMRGLFAALAVTSALLAVTYELIPNQRMAREHLEHASYRAAMRSSLFWYVGAWGLLLSLASYSSFDAGVPALIGIELHASPHLIALGFLTNPVLIVAFQQPVRRLVHRLRWRRATMATAAIFGASWFILFGALWLRTEFELAVLVVSFAATFSLAEMLMAPLRTQLIAALAPEHLRGRFYGMSHFARGVAGLVGPSVAGAMIGAGLGFWWLPLVASSGAGAAWVSRKIFRTAPAELSERT